Proteins encoded in a region of the Vitis riparia cultivar Riparia Gloire de Montpellier isolate 1030 chromosome 7, EGFV_Vit.rip_1.0, whole genome shotgun sequence genome:
- the LOC117919463 gene encoding myb-related protein 308-like gives MGRSPCCEKEHTNKGAWTKEEDQRLMAYIKTHGEGCWRSLPKAAGLLRCGKSCRLRWINYLRPDLKRGNFTDEEDELIINLHSFFGNKWSLIAGRLPGRTDNEIKNYWNTHIKRKLYSRGIDPQTHRPLSAAASTAATSATINNSKRSNSTSKNTSNSESEAAKTPPVQPLNTRNVNGNIKADSAEEYSNSSSGVTTEELYPQLNLELSIGLPHRPQIQATNEKEPKKQPQEQLPFQFFGASSASIKNHQSSCFCQNLGYQNKTQECNCKSVTRMIPADDLYRYYTALDS, from the exons ATGGGTAGATCTCCCTGCTGTGAGAAGGAACACACCAACAAAGGTGCATGGACCAAGGAGGAGGACCAGCGCCTTATGGCCTATATCAAGACTCATGGTGAAGGCTGTTGGAGGTCTCTCCCCAAAGCTGCCG gGCTGCTGAGATGTGGGAAGAGTTGCAGGCTTAGATGGATAAACTATCTCAGGCCTGATCTGAAGAGAGGGAACTTCACTGACGAAGAAGATGAGCTCATCATCAACCTCCACAGcttctttggaaacaa ATGGTCTCTCATTGCGGGGAGATTACCGGGAAGAACTGATAATGAGATCAAGAACTACTGGAACACCCACATCAAGAGGAAGCTCTACAGCCGGGGAATCGACCCCCAAACTCACCGCCCCCTCAGCGCCGCCGCCTCCACTGCGGCCACTTCCGCCACCATTAACAACAGCAAAAGAAGCAACAGCACTAGCAAGAACACGAGCAATTCTGAATCAGAAGCTGCCAAAACTCCTCCAGTGCAGCCTCTGAACACTAGAAATGTCAATGGCAACATCAAAGCCGATTCGGCGGAAGAGTACTCAAACAGCAGCAGTGGTGTCACCACTGAAGAACTCTACCCACAACTCAACCTTGAGCTCTCCATAGGCCTTCCTCATCGCCCTCAGATTCAAGCTACAAATGAAAAGGAACCAAAGAAACAACCGCAAGAGCAGCTTCCTTTTCAGTTCTTTGGGGCTTCATCAGCCTCAATCAAAAACCATCAATCTTCATGTTTCTGTCAAAATCTAGGGTATCAGAACAAAACCCAAGAATGTAACTGCAAATCAGTGACAAGGATGATCCCTGCAGATGATCTCTACAGATATTACACGGCCTTGGATTCATGA